Part of the Pseudomonas abietaniphila genome is shown below.
GGTCAACCTGACCCAGGGCCTCCATGATGGCGGCATCGTCTCGGGCCTCGATGTCGCGCGCGCCAACGCGCAGTTGTCGTCGGCCAGATCGCAGCTCAAACAGAACACCGTGCAGCGCGCCTTGCTTGAACACAGCATCGCTGCACTGACCGGCGCGTCGGCGTCCCAGTTCAGCATCAGCCCGTCGACGGATGCATTGCCGCTGGCGGTTGTCCCGACCGGCGTCCCGTCGACGCTGCTGCAGCGCCGGCCAGACATTGCCGCAGCCGAGCGTCGAATCGCAGCTGCAAATGCACGAATCGGCGTCGCACGCAGTGCTTTCTTCCCGACCCTCACGCTGAGCGCGCAGGGCGGTTACCAGAGCGACGAGTTCGCCCACCTGTTGAGCGCACCCAACCTGTTCTGGGCCATTGGCCCGGCGCTGGTTACGACCATTTTCGACGGTGGCCTGCGTCAGGCTCAGGTAGACGCCGCGAAGGCGGCGACGGACGAGGCGGGCGGCAAGTACCGGGCACAGGTGCTGACCGCGTTCGAGCAGGTGGAGGACAACCTGACGATCATCGATGGGCTGGGTTCGGCACTTGAAGATCAGCGTGCCGCCGCCGAAGCGGCGCAGTACAGCGAAAACCTGTCGTTGGCGCGCTACAAACAGGGGGCGGTGGGCTATCTGGACGTTGTGGTCGCACAAACCGCGTCGTTACAGGCACAGCGCAGCGTGATTGATCTGCAGACCCAGCAACTGGCTGCCAGCGTGGGATTGGTTAAAGCGTTGGGAGGAGGCTGGAACTCGACGGACCTGGCTGTTGAAGCAACGTCGAAGAAGGTCGATCCCGCAGCACGGATTCAATGACTGACAAGCGGTGCGCCGGCAGGGCATCGCCTTCGGCCAGAATCAAAGGCCTCCGCCTCTTGGGCAGAACCCGTGGAGGCGGAGGTGAATCAACGACTTACTGGAACAGCGCCTTGTGCTGGGTGACGAATGCCTGAACCGTCATCGGCGACTGACCGGTGACTTCACGGATGATGCTGTCTTCGCCTTCGAAGACGCCGTGTTGGTAATCCTGCGCCACTTCGATCAGGTGCTGTCTGAGGAAGGGCGGCAAACCGGCTTCGGTCATCTCCGCGTCGTATTGCTCAAGGGAAATCGGCACATAGGTGATCGTGCGTCCCAACACTTCGCCCACTGCATCGGCGACACCTTGCTGACTCAGTTCAACAGGCCCATTCAGGTTGTAGGTTTTGCCTGCGTGCGGCTGCGGGTTCATCAGAATGGCGGCGATCAAGCGCGCCTGGTCTTCGGCAGCGATCGGCGCGTGACGACCGTCGCCGAACGGCAGGCGGATCTCGCCACGCTCAACGATATGCTTGCGCCAGTGCGGATAGATCAGCCATTGAGCGAAGTAGGTCGGGCGCAGATGGGTCATTGCCAGACCAGACCAGTCAAAAACGCGCTCGGCCGTGTAGTGGTTCAAAGCGGCATTGCTTTTAGCAACCCGACGCGCCGAGATCTGGGACATATTCACAACGGACTTCACACCCGCTTCTTTCGCAGCGAGGGCAAAACGGGACGATGCTTCGATCAGGCCGGGCGCGATCGAATACACGAAGTAAGCGGTTTCGATGCCTTCCAGTGCCGCACGCAGGGCGTTGAGGTCCTGAAGATCACCGACGACGACTTCGGCGCCCAGTTCGCGCAATGATTGCGCGCGTTGATCGTCGGTGCGAACCAGTGCGCGGACCGGGACGTTTTTTTCGAGCAGCAGTTCGACGGTTTTACGGCCCGTGAAACCGGTTGCGCCGGCGACAAGAATGGTGGCTTGAGACATAAGACGATCCTCTGCAGAACAAACCGCTTGCGCGGTGGGTAGGTTTATATGAAGCTTGTAATCCACATTAGATGGTGGTCGCAATCTAAAGTCAACGGGTCGCCGGATCAAAGGTGAGTTCGATGCGTAAAACCAAACTGGAAACCGCGGCAACGCGGGTAAAAATCGTCGAGGCCGCACGAGCGGAATTCCGTCGGCATGGCATCAATGGCAGCGGGCTGACCGGATTGATGGCCGCAGCAGGTCTGACACAGGGAGGTTTTTACAAACACTTTGAGTCCAAAGCGCAGCTGGTCGCCGAAACCACAGAGGCGGCAGTGGATGACCAGGTCGAGCAACTGCGGCACATGGCTGAGCATGCGGGCGCGCAGCGTGCATTCAAGGCTTCGGTAGACGGCTACTTGTGTGCTGAACACCGCGACGGCGAAGCCGGTTGCCCGTATGCCGCGCTGGGCAGCGAGCTGGCCCGAGGCGACGAACAGGTGAGGGCGGTTGCAGTGGACGGCTTCGAACGAATGATCGAGCTGTTGTCAGGGCAACTGAGTGCGACGGCGGCATCGTCCACCCGGGATCAGGCACTGCTGGCCATGTGCGCGATGATGGGCGCGCTGACGGTGTCGAGGATGGCCAAAGGCGAGCCGCTGTCTGAGGAAGTGCTCGCCG
Proteins encoded:
- a CDS encoding efflux transporter outer membrane subunit, which gives rise to MVKHSLLFIAMLGVGACSLAPHYTVPETPVPAQYKNQGAWSLAAPSDQISRDGWWRVYRDPQLDALQQQLLSNNPNLSAALAHYAQAQAFVAQVNSALLPTVKGFGNGQRIRQSDTRPLRSTTTDNVYNSGTLGLQVDYEVDLWGRVRDSVNAGTDEAQASLADLASVRLSLQAQLADSYIRLRGLDQQTRLLEQTTEAFSKAVNLTQGLHDGGIVSGLDVARANAQLSSARSQLKQNTVQRALLEHSIAALTGASASQFSISPSTDALPLAVVPTGVPSTLLQRRPDIAAAERRIAAANARIGVARSAFFPTLTLSAQGGYQSDEFAHLLSAPNLFWAIGPALVTTIFDGGLRQAQVDAAKAATDEAGGKYRAQVLTAFEQVEDNLTIIDGLGSALEDQRAAAEAAQYSENLSLARYKQGAVGYLDVVVAQTASLQAQRSVIDLQTQQLAASVGLVKALGGGWNSTDLAVEATSKKVDPAARIQ
- a CDS encoding NmrA family NAD(P)-binding protein, with the translated sequence MSQATILVAGATGFTGRKTVELLLEKNVPVRALVRTDDQRAQSLRELGAEVVVGDLQDLNALRAALEGIETAYFVYSIAPGLIEASSRFALAAKEAGVKSVVNMSQISARRVAKSNAALNHYTAERVFDWSGLAMTHLRPTYFAQWLIYPHWRKHIVERGEIRLPFGDGRHAPIAAEDQARLIAAILMNPQPHAGKTYNLNGPVELSQQGVADAVGEVLGRTITYVPISLEQYDAEMTEAGLPPFLRQHLIEVAQDYQHGVFEGEDSIIREVTGQSPMTVQAFVTQHKALFQ
- a CDS encoding TetR/AcrR family transcriptional regulator, which translates into the protein MRKTKLETAATRVKIVEAARAEFRRHGINGSGLTGLMAAAGLTQGGFYKHFESKAQLVAETTEAAVDDQVEQLRHMAEHAGAQRAFKASVDGYLCAEHRDGEAGCPYAALGSELARGDEQVRAVAVDGFERMIELLSGQLSATAASSTRDQALLAMCAMMGALTVSRMAKGEPLSEEVLAVVNRQLVDRLTG